A region of Spiribacter roseus DNA encodes the following proteins:
- a CDS encoding tyrosine-type recombinase/integrase, with the protein MPKLATELSAMAIRKLQKPGLHAVGGVAGLYIRVTPTGAKYWFLRAMVNGRRRDVGLGPFPEVSLAMARQQAAEIRAAIRDGHDPLAERRAQQAERDAAASKRVTFDECLEAYWQQKVREFKNSKHAKQWRTSVETYISPAIGGLTVDQIELAHIVSALRTIWESKPETASRVRGRTEKVLDFAIVSGYRQGPNPARWKGNSMRCSPRQPRLSRSNTMRRSLGRMPRLSCAPFANATALHRGHSHSCY; encoded by the coding sequence ATGCCAAAGCTTGCAACCGAACTCTCGGCGATGGCCATTCGAAAGCTTCAAAAACCCGGCCTCCACGCCGTGGGCGGTGTCGCCGGCTTGTACATTCGTGTCACCCCGACGGGTGCAAAATACTGGTTCCTGCGAGCCATGGTAAATGGTCGACGGCGCGACGTCGGCCTGGGCCCCTTTCCCGAGGTCTCGCTCGCCATGGCACGACAACAAGCCGCCGAGATCAGGGCCGCAATTCGTGACGGGCACGACCCTCTTGCCGAGCGGCGAGCCCAGCAGGCGGAGCGCGACGCGGCTGCCAGTAAACGCGTCACCTTTGATGAGTGCCTCGAGGCGTACTGGCAGCAAAAAGTCCGGGAGTTCAAGAATTCTAAGCATGCCAAACAGTGGCGCACCAGTGTTGAGACTTATATCAGTCCTGCCATAGGCGGCCTAACGGTCGACCAGATCGAGCTCGCTCACATCGTCAGCGCCCTCCGCACCATCTGGGAGAGCAAACCGGAGACGGCCAGTCGGGTTCGCGGTCGTACCGAGAAGGTTCTCGACTTCGCGATTGTCTCTGGTTATCGGCAAGGGCCCAACCCAGCGCGGTGGAAAGGCAACTCGATGCGGTGCTCCCCGCGACAACCAAGATTAAGCCGGTCCAACACCATGCGGCGATCCCTTGGCAGGATGCCCCGGCTTTCATGCGCGCCCTTCGCCAATGCAACGGCATTGCACCGCGGGCACTCACATTCCTGCTACTAA
- a CDS encoding tyrosine-type recombinase/integrase encodes MRALRQCNGIAPRALTFLLLTAARSGEVRGATWDEIDLGTAIWTIPAERMKAGKPHLVPLSDQALALLCSLPRFPSSIYVFPAPRGGILSDMALSKVMKRMDVEATPHGLRSTFRDWISENTNYPHEVAEQALAHVIQSAVERAYRRGDLLEKRRSLMADWAMFLDL; translated from the coding sequence ATGCGCGCCCTTCGCCAATGCAACGGCATTGCACCGCGGGCACTCACATTCCTGCTACTAACGGCCGCGCGGTCTGGGGAAGTCCGCGGTGCGACATGGGATGAGATCGATCTTGGCACAGCGATATGGACCATCCCGGCGGAGCGGATGAAAGCCGGCAAACCGCACCTTGTCCCGCTAAGTGATCAAGCTCTTGCCCTGCTCTGCTCACTCCCAAGGTTTCCAAGTTCTATATACGTATTTCCCGCACCACGGGGCGGCATCCTCTCTGATATGGCGCTTTCCAAGGTGATGAAACGCATGGATGTAGAGGCGACTCCGCACGGGTTACGCTCCACTTTTCGGGACTGGATCAGTGAGAACACCAACTACCCGCATGAAGTCGCGGAGCAGGCACTAGCACACGTGATCCAGAGCGCCGTCGAGCGCGCCTACCGGCGCGGGGACCTCCTCGAAAAGAGGCGTAGTCTTATGGCGGACTGGGCAATGTTCCTGGATCTCTAG